The Lolium rigidum isolate FL_2022 chromosome 1, APGP_CSIRO_Lrig_0.1, whole genome shotgun sequence region GTTGCGGTGGCAGCCGCACGCGGCGCAGCGTAGCGCACCGCTGCTGCCTTCCTCCCCCTCGGCCAGGAACTCCCGGCACCCGTCCACCGCGTACCCTCCCATCCTCGCCGCGTGGTTCCGCCGGCACTCCCCGTAGAGCACGTCGCGGCAGCACCCGCTGAACGCCATCGATGcttccggcggcggcggatgaCTCCGCCTGAGGATCACGAGCCGCTTCATCATCACCGTCTATCCTCCTCTCAGAGATCGAAGGGTAGACGAGGAGTAACAGCTAACTTGGTGTGATGGGTGCGGGGAAACAAGAGATCAAGAGCCCTAGACGGATAGATCACAGTGCTCCACATTATATAGGAGAGTATCACCCCACCCATGGACACTCAATGGCAATGGCAGTTGTTTGACATGAGTGTGCATAAAGGTCTCACGTGCACGGGCCTCTCAATCGTGCCTGTGGATTAGGAGAAGACCTAATGTCTGGGCTGGCTGAATTGATGGTCCAGCAAGTTCCACACCTCACTCTGGAGATCGGACAACCAAACGCCGGTAGTCAGCTCGTTTGGTAACTATTATTTTATTTGGAAAATATCCAATAAAATGACATCGATAATattattttgtttggcaaatccaCAGAAGTGACAGTATACCGAAAGACATGAAAGTTGGACATGGGATAAAAACCATGAAACTCTCAACTGATTCATGTAACCGATTTCGTGGAAGCCAAACAAGTTTTTTTTAAAATCACAAAATGAATTCATTGTGTATTATTATATTACACAAATACGCAATACTTTGGTTTGTCCTGGCACTAGACTGTCGATCACTGTTTTTTTGCAACATATTGGTCTTCAAGAAAATCGCGTTGAGGAGGGAGAGGAGCATTCTCTCCAGAATATGTTGTTCAGGTAAAAAGATGGTACAAGAGACCACGTCTAAGTTCCCTTTTGAATATTTATTAGGCTACttttttcaacaaaaaaaaaggatgaggaaaatcaattgatgcatacgtGCATGCATCCATTCTTGCATAATATCGATGATGTTACATTAAGGTTACAAAAGAATGAACAAACAAACATAAAACGACAAGTTCATTCCAGGAAACATATACCCTCTTTAGTGCAAAAAATTAAACTAACTTTTACAAAAAGACATGATAATATCATCACAAAAGTTAgtttattttattgaactaaataGGGTAGAGGGTACCCTAATATTGACCCACTTTCATCTATAGACACGGAAATATAAACTTACTCAAGCAATGCTAGGATTAGTATCGCATACATTGTCGAACAACATCAGTTTACCAATAACACACAAAAATCGAGACCATCATCCACAGAATCAACCATCATGACTTTTCTTCAGGACCCAATGTACGTCGTCACTGGGGAGTTCAAGACGGTGCCTTTCTCTGATCTAGCCAAGTCCCGCCATCCAATTGCCACCTCCTTTGGCATCAAGGGTGGATGGTGCGTCGACAAGAAAAGCTAGTGAGCTTTGTTGTTATTCGGAGGTGACCGCCATCAATCAAGACGCTGTGATGGTGATTAGTTTAGgacattttttttctttgaatTCGTGTTGTTTGTGGTGGCTGTTTTCTGACATGCCGAAGTTGAGTCTTTACTGCGCTCGTTGTCCGCATCAAGGTGTAGTcgtcttgtatttaaaattctgcATTCTATAAAGATGAGGCATGTCTTTGGTGGGCTCTCGAAAAAAATTCAACTATCATAACCAGTGCACTAGGGGAATGTTTTCGACCATTTACATGTCAAGATGTTCTCTCCCGCAACCccaccttccgccgccgccgccgccggtagcgccgccggggcaaagtccctcggggcatcgcagcggcgggggcccttcctcgtcgctgcgtggagaacggcggccggatcccacctcctcgatgcatggcggagcagacgcgcgtgggatgggcgacgacagcggcggccctcctcccgtcggctgtcccctggcggaccggccggcgcggttgggatgggcggcgctgcggttTCCCTCCTCTCGTCGGCTTCCCGCGGCACtctggcaggggctggtggtgggcggcggccaggccctcggtctgcgccatgccatccacccccgcctctcgtcggtgcgtggaggtgatctcgggcatcttccgcgacacaagggcgcccggggcagcagccttgggttcgacggaggaggtggcctcttcttcgctggagagggtcggcctgcggttggtggtggtggatttttgatctatcaccaccatccggcggtgagatggaggtgcatggaagccgacgatggtgtcgccggtggagggttgggttggccagcccgagATGGTCgctgacgtgggggtccgacctgaataaaggcggcggtcctagggcctctcttgcgtgaagaggaggacctaccggaggcctggactcgtgatctggccggagggttgagttctggaaggctccgccggcgaatgtaacagtgctttgcctagagtttgctggatcggaggtattcggtcgtgtgcacccatgcgtttattccgaccgtttggttctggagggagcggcgcgaagctctttttctgtgttgacatcaagtgactatggatccatgatgaaagtcggaagaagagaatttcatgaagtccggggggaggactagctaagggaggttcaagtctccgcgctgttgaggggcttgcttggtgtccgggcttcacagcagcggtatgaaattggaggcgacaacacatgtgaagcgcagagtcctacctttcagggtgaaatcccaaggtctggccttaactggttgtgtctggcagtgaccttggtggaggcattgttttgagagtggggactatcttcagggtgaaaacctaagatctttgatcgggcgacgacggtgtttgagcactgttcccttcttggaggcgttgttttttggagagtctgtaattcaggtgttgtcatggctgtggatgtattgctgttgttaggctcgagatactgtagcgggacttttgtttcttagttttcttttcctttttttgactgtgtgcatccgtagtgtcattagggtggtgcgttgttgcagaggctgggtgtaactgGTAtcacttgatattaatatattccctttatcgaaaaaaatgtcaAGATGTTCTGTACACTATAGAAGGGTACAACTCCAACGATAAGAGGTTGCAAAAGTTGATGATCCGTGTGAGTCATCCGTGTTGATTTAGTGCAACAAGTCTATAGGAGTTGTGGTCGGCTTTGCTACAGCGCGAGAACTTCCCTTGATTTTAAAGCCGAGGTCAGCCTGTCCAATCTGCTCAACAGGGACTTCCTCCTACGATGGCGGGATGGTTTCAATTATATGCTGGATTGTTTTGGTGGTGGCTGCCTCGTATGGCGCAGGGAACTCCAGATAGCGCTCATCGCCTGTTTGTTTAAACTCCATGCAACATATTTATAAAATATAATGAAACTTCCTTTTGAAACATCCAAATGAACTAAAGTTGGGAAACGCATTCTAGATAACTTTATACATGTATGATTTTCATGTGCCTTGTATAATATTCAGACACATAGATGGCTGAACTAGAAAGTTTGGTTTGCACGCATCCCGGAAGAAAATCTCCAATTTAGTCTAGGAAGTTGTCCCGGATGTGCGCTTTGGTCATAAACTTGCAAATCGTGAATTCTGGGCTAAAAAGTTGCCCCGCGCGAGCGTTTTGGTCATTCCATCACGGCCAGTGTTAATTCTCTGACGTGGCCAATTGTTTTTTGCAATTGACCCCTAAAAATTCAAACTAAGGACCTAGAAAATTAGGAAAACAAAATTTCAGGGTCTAATTTGCAAAAACCAATTGGCCACGTCAGCAAACTAACGGTCGTCGTGACGGAGTGACGAAAACACTCGCAGAGGGCAACTTTGTGATCCAAaattcatgatttgcaagttagtGACTAAAACGCACTTCCGAGACAACTTGaccaaattagggttttaattaTTGTATTGTGACCGAAGAGACTTACTCCGTTCAGTACTACGTGAGAAAGTTTGCTCTTTACTTATCGAATCCATTCATATATGATAATATTATACGTCAATATATAGTTACTCTCTTTTCAAGAATGTTGCATATAAGTCAGACTTTGTTTCATGCACGTAGAAAACTGACATCAGCATCTATATCGTCATCTATCAGACCAATATTATTACAACCGTTAGTTTTGCTTCAAAATAGAAACGATGCCCTGGTTTCCGCATCAATTGGCGCACGTAGGAATGGGCAGTCGATCTGCCATTCGATTAGATAAAAAGAGTTTAATTACAAAAGAGGGTGAAGATGAGGAGGCCGGATCCAAAAGACCGCGATGGCAATACAACCACACCAAATACCGGGTAAAGAGTCTACACTATGTCTGTAGGGTTCGAGATGTGCGCAAAGGCGCGCTGATCAATATCCTTGTccacaagctttgccacctctagGGGCTGCTTGGCTAGAAAACACGTTTGTTGTGTTcgttccacccccccccccccccacaaccCCATACCGAATAGATGATTTTCCCGCTGGCCGACCTCCGGTTCTCTTTCGGGATCGCGGCAATCATCTCGTCCCACCAATCGTTGAGGCACAAGCCTCTGGAGGGTGGTGGGACACCCATGTATATACTTGGTGAAACTTTATAAAGTTAACATATGTTGGGAAAGAGTGTGTGCTAAAGGTGTACCGTACTCCCCTTTTGCATGCTCTATGTTACATGGACATGATTTTTATCTGTCTAGATAGCGTAAAATGCATGGGTGGTACCGGAACTTGGAGACCCAAATCAATACGGTCACCAACCTTTTGAATACGCAACATACGGTAGCTAAATACGGCGGAGTATTCATCTAGGTCACTGGCTCATTATACAATGGTGTATTCGCTGATGTGGCAGTGTGTGGACCCCATCTGCCAGCCTCATACCAGCGTTCGGAAAACTGGGCTAAACTGAAAAAGGACAAAAGTTACTCCAGTCGCGCACTCGCGCTGCTCGCGATTTGAGTGGGTGGAGTTGACCGTGAACACGGAGGTCAGTGACGGTCGTCCTTGCCGCTCAGAGCTCTGCGCGCCGCCATCTCTCTCGGGGAAGGACCACTATGTGgcgctgtgatacgtctccgacgtatcgataatttcttatgttccatgccatattattgatgatacctacatgttttatgcacactttatgtcatattcgtgcattttctggaactaacctattaacaagatgccgaagatccagttctgttgtttctcgctgtttttggtttcagaaatcctagtaacgaaatattctcggaattggacgaaatcaagacccggggtcctattttgccacgaaccttccggaagaccgaaagggatacgaagtggggcgacgaggcgccgccaccataggaccgcgcggccgcagggggcccgcgccgccctatggtgtgggcccctcgtcggccctccgactcgccccttccgcctacttaaagcctccgtcgcgaaacccccgatgcgaaaaaccacgatacagtaaaaccttccagagacgccgccgccgccaatcccatctcgggggattctggagatctcctccggcaccctgccggagagggattcatctcccggaggactctacaccgccatggtcgcctccggagtgatgagtgagtagttcactcctggactatgggtccatagcgatagctagatggttgtcttctcctcattgtgcttcattgttggatcttgtgagctgcctaacatgatcaagatcatctatccgtaatactctatgttgtgtttgtcgggatccgatggatagagaataccatgttatgttaattatcaagttatttcatatgtgttgtttatgatcttgcatgctctcctttattagtagaggctccggccaagtttttgctcttaactccaagagggagtatttatgctcgatagtgggttcatgcccgcattgacacacgggacagtgacagaaagttctaaggttgtgttgtgttgttgccactagggataaaacattggcgctatgtccgaggatgtagttgttgattacattacgcaccatacttaatgcaattgtctgttgcttagcaacttaatactggaaggggttcggacgataatctgaaggtggactttttaggcatagatgcagttggatggcggtctatgtactttgtcgtaatgcccaattaaatctcactatacttatcatgacatgtatgtgcattgttatgccctctctatttgtcaattgcccg contains the following coding sequences:
- the LOC124682526 gene encoding mini zinc finger protein 4-like translates to MMKRLVILRRSHPPPPEASMAFSGCCRDVLYGECRRNHAARMGGYAVDGCREFLAEGEEGSSGALRCAACGCHRNFHHRVVVPRCCCIDPDDAAASRRSRDCSTESTASSSTAS